From Elaeis guineensis isolate ETL-2024a chromosome 16, EG11, whole genome shotgun sequence, a single genomic window includes:
- the LOC105059308 gene encoding pentatricopeptide repeat-containing protein At5g08510 — protein MNQIKQIHAHSLRHGIDYIQLLVLKLLQIPNIPYARSLLDSNPTPPSTFLYNKLLQTYAARGPFDQCLALFARMRRRPLHHPPNLHSFVFLFSACASFARPAHGRALHADFVKSGFTFDAFVATSLLDMYAKAGLLASARRLFDEMPHRDVALWNSMIGGYAKCGELAKAKELFDMMPLRNVISWTSMISGYSQNGKYEEAIEVFVRMWEEGEVRPNEVTLASVLPACANLGAMGLGERIDVYARENGLIGNVFVSNALVEMYAKCGNIERARWVFDELGERRNLCSWNSMIMGLAVHGRWRECLELFHGMRARGIVPDDITFVGVLLACIHGGLVAEGQHFFESMEKEFSLAPKLEHYGCMVDLLGRAGLLKEAYSLITNMPMEPDSVIWGALLGACSFHGEVQLAETAVEFLFKLEPWNPGNHVILSNIYASSGRWDCVAKVWKLMKGKQHKKSAGYSFIELGGSMHKFLVEDKSHPRFKEIYALLDEITAIMKLLGYVPNLDLQVES, from the exons ATGAACCAAATCAAGCAGATCCACGCCCACTCCCTCCGGCATGGCATCGACTACATCCAACTCCTCGTTTTGAAGCTCCTCCAAATCCCCAACATCCCCTACGCCCGCTCCCTCCTCGACTCCAACCCCACTCCCCCCTCCACCTTCCTCTATAACAAGCTCCTCCAGACCTACGCTGCCCGCGGCCCCTTCGACCAATGCCTCGCCCTCTTCGCCCGCATGCGCCGCCGCCCGCTCCACCACCCACCCAACCTCCACTCCttcgtcttcctcttctccgccTGCGCCTCCTTCGCCCGCCCCGCCCACGGCCGCGCCCTCCACGCCGACTTCGTCAAGTCCGGCTTCACCTTCGACGCCTTCGTGGCGACCTCTCTCCTCGACATGTACGCCAAGGCCGGCCTCCTCGCGTCCGCCCGCCGCCTGTTCGACGAAATGCCCCACAGAGACGTTGCTCTCTGGAACTCCATGATTGGTGGCTACGCTAAGTGCGGCGAGCTCGCAAAAGCAAAGGAGCTCTTCGACATGATGCCTCTTAGAAATGTGATCTCGTGGACGTCGATGATCTCTGGCTACTCCCAGAACGGGAAGTATGAGGAGGCTATCGAGGTGTTTGTTAGGATGTGGGAGGAGGGGGAAGTGAGGCCGAATGAGGTGACGCTTGCGAGCGTCCTTCCTGCTTGTGCGAACCTTGGGGCGATGGGGTTGGGGGAGAGGATTGATGTGTATGCGAGGGAGAATGGGCTCATTGGGAACGTGTTTGTGAGCAATGCTTTAGTGGAGATGTATGCCAAGTGCGGGAACATCGAGCGGGCAAGATGGGTGTTTGATGAGTTGGGTGAGCGGAGGAATTTGTGCTCGTGGAATTCGATGATCATGGGGTTGGCGGTGCATGGAAGGTGGAGAGAATGTCTTGAGCTTTTCCATGGGATGAGG GCAAGAGGAATTGTCCCTGATGATATTACATTCGTCGGTGTTCTATTAGCTTGCATTCATGGAGGACTGGTAGCAGAGGGGCAGCATTTCTTTGAATCCATGGAGAAAGAGTTTTCTCTTGCTCCTAAACTAGAACACTACGGTTGCATGGTTGATCTACTGGGTCGAGCTGGACTTCTAAAAGAAGCATACAGTCTGATAACCAATATGCCAATGGAACCAGATTCAGTGATATGGGGAGCTCTACTGGGAGCCTGCAGTTTCCATGGTGAGGTCCAATTGGCAGAAACAGCAGTGGAGTTCCTCTTTAAGCTTGAGCCATGGAACCCAGGGAACCATGTGATTCTTTCCAACATATATGCTTCGTCAGGCAGGTGGGATTGTGTTGCTAAAGTATGGAAGCTGATGAAAGGGAAGCAACATAAGAAATCAGCTGGATATAGCTTTATTGAGTTAGGAGGTAGCATGCATAAGTTCCTTGTGGAGGATAAATCCCATCCTAGATTTAAAGAGATTTATGCGTTGTTGGATGAGATTACAGCAATTATGAAGCTTCTTGGTTATGTTCCCAATTTGGATCTCCAGGTTGAAAGCTGA